The following are encoded together in the Corynebacterium jeikeium genome:
- the rplK gene encoding 50S ribosomal protein L11, whose amino-acid sequence MAKKKVTGLIKLQIQAGQATPAPPVGPALGAHGVNIVEFTKAYNAATEAQRGNIVPVEITVYEDRSFDFKLKTPPAAKLLLKAAGIQKGSGVPHTDKVGSVTWDQCKEIATTKKEDLNANDIEAGAAIIAGTARSMGITVKDAPQK is encoded by the coding sequence ATGGCAAAGAAGAAGGTCACTGGCCTCATTAAGCTGCAGATCCAGGCTGGTCAGGCTACCCCGGCACCGCCGGTTGGCCCGGCTCTGGGTGCGCACGGCGTGAACATTGTTGAGTTCACCAAGGCGTACAACGCTGCTACCGAGGCTCAGCGCGGCAACATCGTTCCGGTTGAGATCACCGTCTACGAAGACCGTTCCTTCGACTTCAAGCTGAAGACCCCGCCGGCAGCGAAGCTGCTGCTGAAGGCTGCGGGCATTCAGAAGGGCTCCGGCGTTCCGCACACCGACAAGGTCGGCTCCGTTACTTGGGATCAGTGCAAGGAGATTGCAACCACCAAGAAGGAAGACCTGAACGCTAACGACATTGAGGCTGGCGCTGCCATCATCGCCGGTACTGCTCGCTCCATGGGCATCACCGTCAAGGACGCTCCGCAGAAGTAA
- a CDS encoding choice-of-anchor M domain-containing protein, translating into MEITRIGKLRLASTVAALLAGGVVFAGAPVASPFTVTQAQAQAQAQGQAQDPALKQTVTDKEQHAPAGTSHVFTRGHADLGMRLDGGELDVQLRDDAEEKPIWRVLDDVVFDVSDKAKQQLPADGGYEFTGAQPGQEVWVLPQTEVQGVPWLGWNTQSPALIAQASRGVTMEYLGHQGPGQMSMFLQAGGFEKPQELWNSAQPTPQDLWVDLNTHTHANWVFTEPGVHRVAMGVRVKMKDGSEKTTTKVLNFAVGVDPSEAQNSSWEGELPKAGAAGSSGDANSSNSNNSADNADANADSSGEGSDGGNSALPWILGGIGVVVVALLAFGFLSLRKGAKERKRIEDELWGQLK; encoded by the coding sequence ATGGAAATCACACGGATCGGAAAACTTCGTCTAGCTTCTACGGTCGCCGCATTGTTGGCCGGGGGAGTAGTATTCGCGGGCGCTCCGGTGGCTTCGCCGTTCACGGTGACGCAAGCGCAAGCCCAGGCTCAAGCACAGGGTCAGGCACAAGATCCGGCGCTAAAGCAGACCGTGACGGACAAAGAACAGCACGCCCCCGCCGGCACGTCGCACGTGTTTACCCGCGGCCACGCGGACCTCGGCATGCGCCTGGACGGCGGCGAGCTGGACGTGCAACTGCGCGACGATGCGGAGGAAAAGCCCATCTGGCGCGTGCTGGATGATGTGGTCTTCGATGTCTCCGACAAGGCTAAGCAGCAACTCCCCGCCGATGGTGGCTACGAGTTCACCGGTGCGCAGCCCGGCCAGGAGGTATGGGTGCTGCCACAGACCGAGGTGCAGGGCGTGCCGTGGCTGGGATGGAACACGCAATCGCCGGCACTGATCGCCCAAGCTAGCCGTGGAGTGACCATGGAGTATCTGGGCCACCAGGGGCCCGGCCAGATGAGCATGTTTCTGCAGGCTGGCGGATTTGAAAAGCCTCAAGAGCTGTGGAATTCCGCGCAGCCCACTCCGCAGGATCTGTGGGTGGATCTGAACACGCACACGCACGCCAACTGGGTATTCACCGAGCCGGGCGTGCACCGCGTGGCCATGGGGGTGCGCGTGAAGATGAAGGACGGCTCCGAAAAGACCACCACGAAGGTGCTGAATTTTGCCGTGGGGGTGGATCCTTCCGAGGCGCAGAACTCCAGCTGGGAAGGTGAGCTGCCGAAGGCCGGTGCCGCTGGTTCTTCTGGTGACGCCAACAGCTCCAACTCCAACAATTCCGCCGACAACGCAGATGCGAATGCCGACAGCTCCGGCGAAGGCTCCGATGGCGGCAACTCCGCCCTGCCGTGGATCCTGGGTGGCATCGGTGTAGTGGTCGTCGCACTGCTGGCCTTCGGTTTCCTCTCCCTACGCAAGGGCGCTAAGGAGCGCAAGCGGATCGAGGATGAACTGTGGGGTCAGCTGAAGTGA
- a CDS encoding DNA cytosine methyltransferase — MQTPLTSVEICAGAGGQALGLEAAGFIHRAVVELDGHAVSTLRANRPAWNIVHGDVLDFDISPFADDLDLLAGGVPCPPFSIAGKQLGQDDERDLFPRALELTAQSRPKALMLENVRGLAQPRFARYRNELVAELEELGYRTFWEVVTAADFGVPQLRPRFVLVALREPYADYFAWPEPLDTRVTVGEALHSLMAENGWPGADAWAKRANDIGPTLVGGSKKHGGPDVGPSRAREGWKRLGVRGTSIAHEAPGPDFPVGHGAEMPRLTVRMGAVIQGFPSEWKWEGGKTAAWKQVGNAFPPPVAHAIGDRIVAALRQDPLSGMVPAEPVVPEMSLLEGAGL, encoded by the coding sequence ATGCAAACACCGCTTACTTCGGTTGAGATCTGCGCTGGGGCTGGAGGCCAGGCGCTCGGGTTGGAGGCTGCCGGTTTTATTCACCGTGCGGTAGTCGAGCTCGATGGTCATGCTGTCAGTACTCTTCGTGCGAACCGGCCAGCTTGGAATATTGTTCATGGTGATGTACTAGATTTCGACATTTCCCCTTTTGCGGATGACCTCGATCTGCTGGCAGGGGGAGTTCCATGTCCGCCCTTCTCGATTGCTGGTAAACAGCTTGGGCAAGATGACGAGAGAGATTTGTTCCCGAGGGCGCTCGAGCTGACCGCGCAGTCGCGTCCAAAGGCGCTCATGCTGGAGAATGTCCGCGGGTTAGCGCAGCCTAGATTTGCGCGATATAGAAATGAGCTGGTCGCTGAGCTGGAAGAGCTGGGTTACCGCACCTTCTGGGAGGTTGTTACCGCAGCAGATTTTGGAGTCCCCCAACTGCGGCCTCGCTTCGTTCTGGTTGCTTTGAGGGAACCATATGCGGACTACTTTGCCTGGCCTGAACCTCTAGACACGCGAGTAACCGTTGGTGAGGCGCTTCATTCGCTTATGGCTGAGAATGGGTGGCCGGGTGCCGATGCATGGGCAAAGCGGGCAAACGATATTGGACCGACGCTCGTTGGTGGCTCGAAGAAACATGGTGGTCCAGATGTGGGTCCATCACGCGCCCGTGAAGGGTGGAAGAGGCTCGGTGTGAGGGGTACAAGCATTGCGCATGAGGCGCCAGGGCCGGATTTCCCGGTTGGGCATGGTGCGGAAATGCCACGGCTAACTGTACGTATGGGCGCTGTGATTCAAGGATTCCCTTCTGAGTGGAAATGGGAAGGTGGCAAGACCGCAGCGTGGAAGCAAGTAGGCAATGCCTTTCCGCCGCCAGTGGCACATGCGATTGGTGATCGCATTGTGGCGGCTTTGCGGCAGGATCCGTTGAGCGGAATGGTTCCGGCGGAGCCGGTGGTTCCAGAAATGAGTCTCTTGGAGGGAGCAGGGCTGTGA
- a CDS encoding anchored repeat ABC transporter, substrate-binding protein, whose translation MPSREDGITDVVASTPIIADLARHVAGDAARVTALIPNTADPHTYELTLRDVRNLANADIAFNNGLLLEQQSVLRTMDNGVLPGTEVVALADVAANQGATVIPLVENMALDTVWLGLRAQGIGARHGGSAHSEVHLSVTDVEGPGDAAAYITGTFGQPEIFFNSRDGFDASRGYEGDTATLPVDAHTHMSWSFSKPGTYTLHLSASLVPDEGKPPEHIADQTVRFNVGTEDGASKKIDSGHYDVAVNADDNSINLVGDGGTFDPKNAVVSVPNQTLQPIPGDPNFRFLGTAGDETYLLPQAVLGKHVHGELDPHLWHNAKNAMAYVKVIRDKLIAVDPEHAADYQQNARTYLDELDRLDREIKRKVGTIPEARRHLVTAHDGYAYFADAYGLDVAGFVTPNPEIEPSTRDLVSLTRTLENLKVPAVFIEPTMAGRTRELQQIADRLGVSVCQIRSDTLDETAPTYVDLMRTNAESMADCLSSA comes from the coding sequence TTGCCCAGCAGGGAGGATGGCATCACGGATGTCGTAGCCTCCACGCCGATCATTGCCGACCTCGCCCGCCACGTCGCGGGCGATGCCGCCCGCGTGACCGCCCTGATCCCCAACACAGCAGACCCGCACACCTACGAGCTCACTCTGCGGGATGTGCGCAACCTTGCGAACGCGGACATCGCGTTCAACAACGGACTGCTGTTGGAGCAGCAGTCGGTGCTGCGCACCATGGATAACGGAGTGCTGCCCGGCACGGAGGTCGTGGCTCTGGCGGACGTGGCCGCCAACCAGGGAGCTACCGTCATCCCGTTGGTGGAGAACATGGCGCTCGATACCGTCTGGTTGGGTCTGCGCGCCCAGGGGATCGGCGCCCGGCACGGCGGCTCCGCGCACTCCGAAGTGCACCTTAGCGTGACGGATGTGGAGGGGCCGGGCGATGCGGCGGCGTACATTACCGGTACCTTCGGCCAACCGGAGATCTTCTTCAACTCCCGCGATGGCTTCGATGCCTCCCGCGGGTACGAGGGCGATACGGCTACTCTGCCGGTCGATGCACACACCCACATGAGCTGGTCCTTCTCCAAGCCCGGTACGTACACCCTGCACTTGAGCGCATCCCTCGTGCCCGACGAGGGCAAACCTCCAGAGCACATCGCGGACCAGACCGTGCGCTTCAATGTGGGTACGGAAGACGGGGCGTCAAAAAAGATAGATAGCGGACACTACGACGTTGCAGTGAACGCCGACGACAACAGCATCAACCTCGTCGGCGATGGTGGCACCTTTGACCCCAAGAATGCCGTGGTCAGCGTGCCTAACCAGACCCTGCAGCCGATCCCGGGCGACCCGAACTTCCGCTTCCTTGGTACGGCGGGCGACGAGACCTACCTGCTGCCCCAAGCGGTGTTGGGAAAGCACGTCCATGGCGAGCTCGATCCGCACCTGTGGCACAACGCGAAGAATGCGATGGCATACGTGAAGGTAATCCGCGACAAGCTCATCGCGGTAGACCCGGAGCACGCCGCTGACTACCAGCAGAACGCGCGAACCTACCTGGACGAGCTCGACCGGCTTGACCGGGAGATCAAGCGCAAGGTCGGCACTATTCCAGAGGCCCGTCGGCACCTGGTGACGGCTCACGACGGCTACGCCTATTTTGCTGACGCCTACGGCCTGGACGTTGCCGGCTTTGTCACCCCGAATCCGGAGATCGAGCCGAGTACACGGGATCTTGTGAGCCTGACCCGCACCCTGGAAAACCTGAAGGTTCCGGCGGTGTTTATTGAGCCGACGATGGCGGGGCGTACGCGCGAGCTGCAGCAGATCGCAGACAGGCTGGGCGTGAGCGTATGCCAGATCCGCAGCGACACCCTGGACGAGACAGCGCCGACATATGTGGATTTGATGCGGACAAATGCCGAATCGATGGCGGACTGCCTGAGCAGTGCATAA
- the secE gene encoding preprotein translocase subunit SecE has product MSDESKKTAAGESGNGGSLRPSGKRQVAGQATTSRAVANSNSKAPEVVKTRKNPFSAIVDYIRGVISEMGKVIWPTGREMVNYTVIVLLFLIFVCALVAGTDWAASWGLRQIMR; this is encoded by the coding sequence GTGAGCGACGAGAGCAAAAAGACCGCAGCCGGTGAATCCGGCAATGGCGGCAGCCTTCGTCCGTCCGGCAAGCGTCAGGTGGCCGGCCAGGCCACCACGTCCCGCGCGGTCGCGAACTCCAACTCCAAGGCTCCGGAAGTTGTAAAGACCCGCAAGAACCCCTTCAGCGCCATCGTGGACTACATCCGCGGCGTGATCTCCGAAATGGGCAAGGTTATCTGGCCCACGGGTCGCGAGATGGTGAACTACACTGTCATCGTCCTGCTGTTCCTGATCTTCGTCTGCGCCCTCGTGGCCGGCACCGACTGGGCCGCCAGCTGGGGTCTGCGACAGATTATGCGCTAA
- a CDS encoding NgoMIV family type II restriction endonuclease translates to MSHSESLITRARKELHRELIDEGVLTIADAAKGRIASNADSSSNASRETALHLADQLGASVARKKAGQSMGADFERAVAKFIKKTFTHMQSVRPGTWEVQNVGSSRRREHLFLCEPYSHLADLAELVRRYPELGAALGNSYSISPDILVLREPVTDDEFNEGEFLVDGNSGLGSPVRASNRENPAKIVHAVVSCKWTMRSDRAQNTRAEALNLIEHRKARAPHIVAVTGEPLVTRIASLALGTGDIDMTYHFALPELKKAVEAVGNDDTCELLHTLIAGDRLRDISDLPLDMSV, encoded by the coding sequence GTGAGTCACTCTGAATCGCTAATAACTCGGGCTCGTAAAGAGCTGCATCGAGAGTTAATTGATGAAGGCGTTTTGACCATTGCTGACGCAGCAAAAGGGAGGATTGCTTCAAATGCGGACAGTAGTAGTAATGCGTCTCGAGAAACTGCGCTTCATCTAGCTGATCAGCTAGGTGCGAGCGTTGCCCGTAAGAAGGCGGGACAGTCTATGGGTGCAGACTTCGAACGTGCGGTGGCTAAGTTTATCAAGAAGACTTTTACGCACATGCAGTCGGTGCGTCCGGGAACATGGGAGGTTCAGAATGTTGGAAGCTCTCGACGGCGCGAACATCTGTTCCTCTGTGAGCCGTACTCTCACTTGGCAGATCTAGCCGAATTGGTGCGCAGGTATCCGGAATTGGGGGCTGCCCTCGGAAATAGCTATTCGATCTCTCCTGACATCTTGGTTCTGCGTGAGCCCGTGACAGATGACGAGTTTAATGAGGGAGAGTTTCTGGTAGACGGTAATTCTGGTTTGGGTTCTCCTGTGAGGGCAAGTAATCGGGAGAATCCTGCCAAGATTGTCCATGCTGTTGTGTCGTGCAAGTGGACGATGCGGAGCGATCGAGCGCAGAACACCCGTGCGGAAGCTCTGAACCTGATTGAGCACAGGAAGGCGCGTGCTCCGCATATTGTTGCGGTGACGGGGGAGCCGTTGGTGACAAGAATCGCCAGCCTGGCTTTAGGTACTGGGGATATTGATATGACCTACCACTTCGCGCTACCAGAGCTCAAGAAAGCAGTGGAAGCTGTTGGTAATGACGACACTTGCGAGCTGTTGCATACGCTAATTGCAGGAGACCGTCTTCGGGACATCTCTGATCTTCCATTGGATATGTCTGTCTAA
- a CDS encoding IS256-like element IS3509 family transposase, with amino-acid sequence MTTNRPSCPLCSNNTKKNGTTSKGTTRWRCTKCGHSFTRSTQTHNKNAATMTWFIQWITGTQPLTQIAVTQNVSAKTLQRRFHWCWWIIPTPTIDTFRIYDQIFLDATYLRSGCLLIAASKTHVINWTWARQETTAAYTELLRPIAAPLVAVTDGGQGAQSAIHHCWPTTRIQRCLVHAQRTVRRHTTSNPRTDAGKTIYRLALKLTRITDLDHAAEWVTHLHEFNHTYRVWMNEKTTIRDPASGAYSRVYTHQRVRAAYQSLLSLHRRNLLFTYLQPPPTTINPDGLAATTNSLEGGINAPIKELARRHRGLSLPHQRTVMDWWLYLHTEVPDDPVKIARDQRWGQDALSTATNLITHDTTATTNDIGAPAEYDTAIDTSYQHNLGIQKGWVK; translated from the coding sequence ATGACCACCAACCGACCCAGCTGCCCACTATGCAGCAACAACACAAAGAAAAACGGCACCACCAGCAAAGGAACAACCCGCTGGCGCTGCACCAAATGCGGACACTCCTTTACCCGCAGCACCCAAACACACAACAAAAACGCCGCTACCATGACCTGGTTCATCCAATGGATCACCGGCACCCAACCACTGACACAGATTGCAGTTACACAAAACGTCTCAGCAAAAACACTGCAACGCCGCTTCCACTGGTGCTGGTGGATCATCCCCACACCCACCATCGATACTTTCCGTATCTACGACCAGATCTTCCTGGACGCGACCTACCTAAGGTCCGGCTGCCTCCTTATCGCTGCCAGCAAAACCCACGTCATCAACTGGACCTGGGCCAGACAAGAAACCACCGCCGCCTACACCGAACTACTACGCCCCATTGCCGCACCACTTGTCGCAGTGACAGACGGCGGACAAGGCGCCCAATCAGCCATCCACCACTGCTGGCCGACAACACGCATCCAACGCTGCCTCGTCCACGCTCAACGAACAGTCCGCCGCCATACCACCAGCAATCCCCGCACCGACGCAGGCAAAACCATCTACCGCCTAGCCCTGAAACTCACTCGCATCACAGACCTTGACCACGCAGCCGAATGGGTCACACACCTGCACGAATTCAACCACACCTACCGGGTGTGGATGAACGAGAAAACCACCATCCGCGACCCTGCCAGCGGTGCCTACAGCAGGGTCTACACCCACCAACGCGTCCGAGCGGCCTATCAGTCATTACTATCCCTGCACCGCAGGAACCTGTTGTTTACCTACCTGCAACCACCACCAACAACCATCAATCCTGACGGACTAGCAGCGACAACAAACAGTCTCGAAGGCGGCATCAACGCCCCAATAAAAGAACTGGCCCGCAGGCACCGCGGATTATCACTACCGCATCAACGCACAGTGATGGATTGGTGGCTGTACCTACATACAGAAGTCCCTGACGATCCGGTCAAGATCGCCAGGGACCAGCGATGGGGTCAAGACGCACTTTCCACAGCAACAAACTTGATCACCCACGACACCACAGCCACTACCAATGACATCGGTGCACCAGCAGAATACGACACCGCCATCGACACCAGCTACCAACACAACCTCGGCATCCAAAAAGGCTGGGTCAAATAA
- the nusG gene encoding transcription termination/antitermination protein NusG: MTEENQNNQNGEAVSAESLAAAAQEDVQQAVAEAHQDAAGAEAEGVTNDDAAAPTTEGAEETASADGAEASEASAAAEGGEGAEGEAEQSAEDAAMAAYKARLRQFMRALKKLPGEWYIIQCYSGYENKVKTNLEMRAQTLGVDEQIHEVVVPIEEVVELRDGKRKLVKRKLLPGYVLVRMSLDDASWSVVRDTPGVTSFVGNEGKPTPVKIREVAKFLLPPETAKPQESEDGEEAATGVDVSATGVATPPKPASEQVVVDYEEGESVTILSGPFASVSATISEIDTENNRLKAMVSIFGRETPVELEFDQVEKLN, encoded by the coding sequence ATGACCGAAGAGAACCAGAACAACCAGAACGGCGAGGCCGTCAGCGCAGAGAGCCTGGCTGCAGCCGCTCAAGAAGACGTACAGCAGGCTGTTGCTGAGGCGCACCAGGACGCTGCGGGTGCTGAGGCTGAGGGCGTCACTAATGATGACGCCGCAGCACCAACCACCGAAGGGGCCGAAGAAACGGCGAGCGCCGACGGCGCTGAAGCTTCCGAGGCTTCCGCAGCAGCCGAGGGTGGCGAGGGAGCCGAAGGCGAGGCCGAGCAGTCCGCAGAGGACGCTGCGATGGCTGCCTACAAGGCTCGCCTGCGCCAGTTCATGCGCGCGCTGAAGAAGCTGCCGGGCGAGTGGTACATCATCCAGTGCTACTCCGGCTACGAAAACAAGGTGAAGACCAACCTGGAGATGCGCGCCCAGACCCTGGGCGTGGACGAGCAGATCCACGAGGTTGTCGTGCCGATCGAGGAAGTTGTGGAGCTGCGCGACGGCAAGCGCAAGCTGGTGAAGCGCAAGCTGCTGCCAGGTTACGTTCTGGTGCGTATGTCTCTGGATGACGCCTCCTGGTCCGTTGTCCGCGATACCCCTGGCGTGACCAGCTTCGTCGGCAACGAGGGCAAGCCCACCCCAGTGAAGATCCGCGAGGTTGCCAAGTTCCTGCTGCCGCCGGAGACCGCGAAGCCGCAGGAGTCCGAGGATGGCGAAGAGGCAGCTACCGGCGTGGACGTATCCGCAACGGGTGTGGCTACCCCGCCGAAGCCGGCCAGCGAGCAGGTTGTTGTGGATTACGAGGAGGGCGAGTCCGTCACCATCCTGTCCGGCCCGTTCGCTTCCGTTTCTGCAACCATCAGCGAGATCGATACCGAGAACAACCGCCTGAAGGCCATGGTCTCCATCTTCGGCCGTGAGACCCCGGTTGAGCTGGAATTTGATCAGGTAGAGAAGCTGAACTAG
- the rplA gene encoding 50S ribosomal protein L1: MSKTSKAYRAAAEKIDAGRLYTPLAAAKAVKETSSKNFDATVDVAIRLGVDPRKADQLVRGTVSLPNGTGKEVRVVVFAEGPNATAAEEAGADVVGTAELIEKIQGGWTDFDAAIATPDQMAKVGRVARVLGPRGLMPNPKTGTVTTDVAKAVAEIKGGKISFRVDKAANLHAILGKASFTEKQLAENYGALIDELLRLKPSSSKGRYFKKVTMSSTNGPGVPVDNTIVKDFTEEA, encoded by the coding sequence ATGAGCAAGACCTCTAAGGCATACCGCGCGGCAGCGGAAAAGATCGACGCTGGCCGCCTGTACACCCCGCTGGCAGCCGCTAAGGCTGTCAAGGAGACCTCCTCCAAGAACTTCGACGCTACCGTCGACGTTGCTATCCGCCTGGGCGTTGACCCGCGCAAGGCTGACCAGCTGGTTCGCGGCACCGTTTCCCTGCCGAACGGCACGGGTAAGGAAGTTCGCGTTGTCGTCTTCGCCGAGGGCCCGAACGCTACCGCCGCTGAAGAGGCTGGCGCTGACGTTGTTGGCACCGCCGAGCTGATCGAAAAGATCCAGGGCGGCTGGACCGACTTCGACGCTGCGATCGCTACCCCGGATCAGATGGCCAAGGTTGGTCGTGTGGCTCGCGTCCTGGGTCCCCGTGGCCTGATGCCGAACCCGAAGACCGGCACCGTCACCACCGACGTTGCTAAGGCTGTCGCCGAGATCAAGGGCGGTAAGATCTCCTTCCGCGTGGACAAGGCTGCTAACCTGCACGCCATCCTGGGCAAGGCTTCCTTCACTGAGAAGCAGCTGGCTGAGAACTACGGCGCTCTGATCGACGAGCTGCTGCGTCTGAAGCCTTCCTCCTCCAAGGGCCGCTACTTCAAGAAGGTCACCATGTCCTCCACCAACGGCCCGGGTGTCCCGGTGGACAACACCATCGTGAAGGACTTCACCGAAGAGGCTTAA
- a CDS encoding TIGR03773 family transporter-associated surface protein, protein MRTSPLAALSAALLVGFAAFLGIGNLSSQTLPEAKADSVTLNQGHIDAFHVTSSGKGNLKLDLTEDATGSHVAHDPNNVTLEVGAHAYEPRTKDVAEVGVPTYFLPQTQEQDLIWPGWDTQGVAPHYQGVKINFNRVCGPGRVFMWSQAFNGGATPLLSDGVEVKSGNSINQANPSHVHANWGFERPGRYSMQVQATADGAESEVKTYTWVVGKSDQDSNADEPAEGATPCGGEDADAGSGASDSSNSGDNASGGGATGGGFAGTGTGNKAGSAGKAGATSKSSSAGKSSSTSNSSNSTSSTSSTGSTGAQGSATCKKGEPALRPQIKDDRQQPPKWTSPSALNFGLGSAAKTNLPQALGPVGAGTAWMIGATQSNGVPWVGVNTMHPDLLANTQGDVTFKLTSFSGPGSMYVFEQGNLGQVVGKEWFKASGGNASGAHVVPRNSHVHPNWVFSKSGTYKVGITQTATTKQGKKISAPATLTFTVGGSGNANSGHFDFGATVTTDGDCASGAEGGSGAAGAGGGAAGGDAGTASGADGSLADTGSTSAMLALAIAGAGLIALGAGVVYMLRTNSLSADSVAALRSMTPPRSPGAKS, encoded by the coding sequence GTGCGCACATCACCCCTCGCGGCTCTCTCAGCCGCCCTCCTCGTAGGCTTCGCAGCCTTCCTCGGAATCGGCAACCTCAGCTCGCAAACCCTACCTGAGGCAAAGGCCGATTCTGTCACCCTGAATCAAGGGCATATTGACGCCTTCCACGTCACCTCCTCAGGAAAAGGCAACCTCAAACTGGATCTGACCGAGGATGCCACCGGTTCCCACGTGGCCCACGATCCGAACAACGTCACCTTGGAAGTTGGGGCGCACGCCTACGAACCTCGCACCAAAGATGTGGCGGAGGTCGGTGTGCCGACCTACTTCCTGCCTCAGACTCAAGAGCAGGACCTGATTTGGCCGGGCTGGGACACTCAGGGCGTCGCACCGCACTACCAGGGCGTAAAGATCAACTTCAATCGCGTGTGCGGTCCGGGCCGAGTGTTCATGTGGAGCCAGGCCTTCAACGGCGGCGCCACCCCGCTGCTCTCCGACGGGGTAGAGGTCAAGTCCGGCAACAGTATCAACCAGGCTAACCCCAGCCACGTCCACGCCAACTGGGGCTTCGAGCGCCCAGGCCGCTACTCCATGCAGGTGCAGGCCACCGCTGACGGTGCTGAATCAGAAGTGAAGACCTACACCTGGGTCGTCGGTAAGTCCGACCAGGATTCCAACGCTGACGAGCCCGCCGAGGGCGCTACCCCGTGCGGAGGCGAGGACGCAGACGCTGGTTCCGGGGCATCGGACAGTTCGAACAGCGGTGATAACGCAAGCGGCGGCGGCGCTACCGGCGGTGGTTTCGCTGGCACCGGTACTGGGAACAAGGCAGGTTCTGCGGGTAAGGCTGGTGCTACGAGCAAGTCGAGCTCGGCAGGAAAGTCCAGCTCTACCAGCAACTCTTCCAACTCCACCAGCTCCACCAGCTCTACCGGTTCCACGGGCGCTCAAGGCTCGGCCACCTGCAAGAAGGGCGAGCCCGCCCTCCGCCCGCAGATCAAGGACGACCGCCAGCAGCCACCGAAGTGGACCAGCCCAAGCGCGCTGAACTTCGGTCTGGGCTCCGCTGCGAAGACCAACCTTCCGCAGGCGCTCGGCCCCGTTGGAGCCGGCACAGCCTGGATGATCGGCGCTACTCAGTCCAACGGAGTGCCATGGGTGGGCGTAAACACCATGCACCCGGACCTCCTGGCGAATACGCAAGGTGATGTCACCTTCAAGCTGACGTCCTTCAGCGGACCGGGCAGCATGTACGTCTTCGAACAAGGCAACCTGGGCCAGGTTGTGGGCAAGGAGTGGTTCAAGGCCAGCGGCGGGAATGCATCCGGCGCTCACGTGGTGCCACGCAACTCGCACGTGCACCCGAACTGGGTTTTCTCTAAGTCCGGCACGTACAAGGTCGGCATAACCCAGACCGCCACCACCAAGCAGGGCAAGAAGATCAGCGCTCCCGCCACGCTGACCTTCACCGTCGGCGGCAGCGGCAACGCTAACAGCGGCCACTTCGACTTCGGCGCGACCGTCACCACTGACGGCGACTGCGCCTCCGGCGCAGAAGGCGGTTCCGGCGCAGCAGGAGCAGGCGGGGGCGCAGCCGGTGGAGATGCCGGCACTGCATCCGGCGCCGACGGCTCCCTTGCCGATACCGGATCGACCTCCGCGATGTTGGCCCTGGCCATCGCCGGCGCGGGTCTGATCGCTCTCGGCGCAGGCGTGGTCTACATGTTGCGCACGAACTCTCTGTCTGCTGATTCGGTGGCGGCTCTTCGTTCGATGACGCCACCTCGATCCCCGGGCGCAAAGTCCTAG